In Candidatus Angelobacter sp., a single genomic region encodes these proteins:
- a CDS encoding immunoglobulin domain-containing protein, which translates to MAGDGLLAQAPVITRQPQSLNVAPGMRAVFSVQASGSALRYQWQFGTADISNATNQTYTITNVTPANAGNYQVVVTNASGNVPSAPAALLLGPILAWGETNLPPNNQTQLVLPLALTNAVAITAGDSHGLGLRPDGTVASWGSGLSGATNVPVGLTNVIAISARVNDSGALRADGTAVVWGNNSFQQTNVPSGLTNAVALGVGGDFCAALRSDGTVVAWGNNSFSQISAATNLSGTVAISLGSSHGLALLDNGRVAAWGRNTEKQCVVPGDLANVVAIAAGDSHSLALRDDGTVVAWGSNTSGQTNVPTGLTNVVAIAAGVAHSLAMTDDGRIVGWGLNGSGQSAAPTGATNILSLAAGHFFSLAFEGTGAPMPTARQVEHNILQDENLNLEAMVAGAQPLNYQWRFNGVDIVGATNAALSITGVQPDNAGMYSVVVTNGFGSITNQVASVTVRQLQTIAAWGLNGNGQASVPAGLSDVKAVSAGGAHVLALLEDGSVSAWGNNRYGQADVSPLATNVVAIAVGAQHSVALRGDGTVVVWGGTTFSVSHPTFPPTGVKAIAAGNEYSLALLSNGTVTGWGGFPAPSGPLWVPPSGLSGVTAIAAGDTHAAALRNDGTVVVWGSNFAGQTNVPAGLSNVVGIAAGYAHMLAVKSDGAIVAWGLNNNGQTNVPGDLTNAVAVAANLNRSVALRSDGTIVTWGQNIAGESVVPAGLTNVMQISAGGDFTLALVGDSAPLVSLPPRGRTILPGASLELTATVSGTPSLLYQWQRDGVDISDATNLSFSIINASATNVADYRVIVTNRHGGTTSEVATVTLGPIIAWGNNASEQTWIPAGVTNPVHVAAGSGHSVALMTDGSLIEWGGLYGLEIPTNLGLCFAISAGDYHTVALLDGGAVAAWGEDSYGETNVPAGLSNVVAVAAGSFHSVALTADGNLVLWGDTNSTRPDQIVGLSNVIAIAAGSQHSLALRDDGTVAAWGQNLSGQTNVPADLGDVVAIAAGFDHSMALTVDGTVVAWGAGGSSLVQPPSGLSNVVAIAAGFEGSLALTSEGTIVAWGDNTSGQANIPSPLNNVVSIASGWFHNLAIIGDGKPVVVSSVPRRTVTAGGTLRLAALAAGAQPLRYQWQFKGGDMDGATNAILTLTGVPLSASGNYRCIISNDLGSVDGPITAVTVFGESLHFETTPDALSFTNGIAHLRLAGLSGAGPVTVYVSTNLSDWETVFSHASTTGALDFDDTTATNSARFYKAVEGP; encoded by the coding sequence GTGGCCGGCGACGGTCTGCTTGCCCAGGCGCCGGTGATTACCCGGCAGCCGCAAAGCCTCAACGTGGCACCCGGAATGAGAGCCGTGTTCAGTGTCCAGGCCAGTGGTTCGGCATTGCGGTATCAATGGCAGTTCGGCACAGCGGACATTTCGAACGCCACGAACCAGACTTACACAATTACCAACGTCACACCTGCGAATGCCGGCAATTACCAGGTGGTCGTTACCAATGCTTCCGGCAACGTGCCCAGCGCGCCCGCCGCGCTGTTGCTCGGTCCGATCCTTGCGTGGGGCGAAACCAATCTTCCCCCCAATAACCAGACTCAGCTCGTGTTGCCCCTGGCATTGACGAATGCCGTTGCCATCACCGCAGGTGACAGCCACGGATTGGGATTAAGGCCGGATGGCACCGTCGCAAGTTGGGGCTCCGGTCTCTCAGGCGCCACTAACGTGCCTGTCGGATTGACCAACGTCATTGCTATTTCCGCCCGTGTCAATGATTCGGGCGCACTGCGCGCGGACGGTACGGCCGTCGTTTGGGGCAACAACAGCTTTCAGCAGACGAATGTTCCTTCGGGTCTAACCAACGCCGTTGCCCTGGGCGTTGGTGGCGATTTTTGCGCCGCGCTCAGAAGCGATGGAACGGTTGTGGCGTGGGGAAACAACAGCTTCTCCCAGATATCGGCGGCCACAAATCTGTCAGGAACGGTCGCGATTTCTCTGGGCAGTTCTCATGGCCTTGCTCTGCTGGACAATGGTCGGGTTGCGGCCTGGGGCAGAAACACAGAAAAACAATGTGTCGTTCCGGGAGATCTTGCCAATGTGGTGGCCATTGCTGCGGGTGATTCTCACAGCCTGGCGCTGCGCGATGACGGCACCGTGGTGGCCTGGGGCAGCAACACTTCCGGGCAGACCAATGTGCCGACGGGTTTGACGAACGTGGTGGCCATTGCGGCGGGCGTGGCCCACAGCCTGGCCATGACCGACGACGGCAGGATTGTCGGCTGGGGTCTGAACGGCAGCGGACAAAGCGCGGCTCCGACGGGAGCGACCAATATTCTTTCACTTGCAGCGGGCCACTTTTTTTCCTTGGCGTTTGAAGGAACCGGAGCGCCGATGCCCACAGCGCGGCAGGTGGAGCACAACATCCTGCAAGATGAAAACCTCAATCTCGAAGCGATGGTGGCCGGCGCGCAACCGTTGAATTACCAGTGGCGGTTCAATGGTGTCGATATTGTTGGCGCAACCAACGCGGCGCTGTCGATTACCGGTGTTCAACCCGACAATGCCGGCATGTATTCGGTGGTCGTCACGAACGGTTTTGGCTCGATCACCAATCAGGTCGCCTCGGTAACAGTCCGCCAGCTTCAAACGATCGCCGCGTGGGGACTCAATGGCAACGGACAGGCCAGTGTTCCCGCTGGTCTTTCCGACGTGAAAGCCGTCAGCGCCGGCGGCGCGCATGTGCTCGCGTTGCTCGAGGACGGGAGCGTTTCGGCTTGGGGAAACAATCGGTACGGCCAGGCTGACGTTTCCCCTCTTGCAACAAACGTCGTTGCGATCGCTGTCGGGGCGCAACACAGCGTGGCGCTCCGCGGTGATGGTACAGTCGTTGTCTGGGGCGGTACCACGTTTTCGGTCAGCCATCCGACCTTCCCTCCGACTGGAGTTAAAGCCATCGCCGCCGGCAACGAATACAGCCTGGCACTTTTATCCAATGGAACGGTGACAGGTTGGGGAGGTTTTCCAGCTCCCTCCGGGCCGCTCTGGGTGCCACCTTCGGGACTTTCCGGCGTGACTGCCATTGCGGCCGGTGACACACACGCCGCTGCGTTAAGAAATGACGGAACAGTCGTAGTGTGGGGCTCAAATTTTGCCGGCCAGACCAATGTTCCCGCCGGATTGTCCAACGTAGTCGGCATTGCCGCCGGCTACGCGCACATGCTCGCGGTCAAGAGTGACGGCGCCATAGTCGCGTGGGGGCTTAACAACAACGGCCAGACGAATGTGCCGGGTGATCTCACGAATGCCGTGGCGGTGGCCGCGAACCTGAACCGCAGCGTTGCCCTTCGCAGCGACGGAACCATTGTCACCTGGGGACAAAACATTGCCGGCGAATCGGTCGTGCCGGCCGGATTGACCAACGTCATGCAAATCTCCGCCGGCGGGGACTTTACTTTGGCACTGGTTGGTGACAGCGCCCCGCTCGTCTCACTCCCGCCGCGTGGTCGCACAATTCTGCCCGGCGCCAGTCTGGAATTAACCGCAACGGTCAGCGGCACGCCGTCGCTGCTGTATCAATGGCAGCGGGATGGCGTTGATATTTCCGACGCGACCAACCTCTCCTTTTCCATCATCAACGCATCCGCGACGAACGTCGCTGATTATCGGGTGATCGTCACGAACCGTCACGGTGGCACGACCAGCGAAGTGGCAACGGTAACGCTCGGCCCGATCATTGCGTGGGGCAACAACGCCAGCGAACAGACCTGGATTCCTGCAGGTGTGACCAACCCGGTGCATGTCGCGGCGGGAAGCGGCCACTCCGTGGCGCTCATGACTGACGGTTCATTGATCGAATGGGGAGGTTTGTACGGACTCGAGATTCCGACTAATCTCGGTCTCTGTTTCGCTATCTCCGCAGGGGACTATCACACCGTCGCCCTGCTCGATGGTGGTGCGGTCGCAGCGTGGGGTGAAGACTCCTACGGGGAAACCAACGTGCCGGCCGGTTTGTCAAACGTCGTCGCGGTGGCCGCCGGGAGTTTTCATTCGGTGGCCCTGACAGCGGACGGGAACTTGGTTTTGTGGGGGGATACCAACTCCACAAGGCCGGATCAAATTGTCGGTCTTTCAAATGTCATTGCCATTGCCGCTGGCTCGCAACACTCACTCGCTTTGAGGGATGATGGCACGGTCGCGGCCTGGGGACAAAATCTCAGCGGACAAACCAATGTCCCCGCTGATCTCGGTGACGTGGTCGCCATTGCCGCGGGATTCGACCACAGCATGGCGTTGACTGTGGACGGAACGGTGGTTGCGTGGGGCGCTGGCGGTTCGAGTCTAGTCCAACCGCCCTCGGGACTCTCGAATGTCGTAGCCATTGCCGCGGGATTTGAGGGAAGTCTCGCGCTCACGAGCGAGGGTACAATTGTGGCTTGGGGAGACAACACTTCCGGCCAGGCGAACATTCCGTCTCCGCTGAACAACGTCGTCAGCATCGCCTCGGGCTGGTTCCATAATCTGGCCATCATCGGAGACGGCAAGCCCGTTGTCGTATCATCGGTTCCGAGGCGAACCGTGACGGCGGGTGGAACGCTACGATTGGCTGCGTTGGCCGCGGGGGCACAGCCGCTGAGATACCAATGGCAGTTCAAAGGCGGTGACATGGACGGCGCGACCAACGCGATCCTGACCCTGACCGGTGTGCCATTGAGCGCCTCCGGCAATTACCGTTGCATCATCAGCAACGATCTCGGGTCCGTCGATGGTCCGATTACCGCCGTGACTGTGTTCGGAGAATCGCTTCACTTCGAAACGACCCCGGACGCTTTAAGTTTCACCAACGGAATTGCCCATCTGCGGCTGGCGGGGCTGAGCGGCGCCGGCCCGGTGACGGTCTATGTTTCCACGAATCTCTCGGATTGGGAAACAGTATTCAGTCACGCGTCCACTACCGGCGCTCTGGACTTCGACGACACAACGGCAACGAACTCGGCGCGCTTCTACAAGGCCGTTGAAGGCCCTTGA
- the purF gene encoding amidophosphoribosyltransferase produces the protein MQYYPRHYCGVFGIYGHPSAAELTYYGLYALQHRGQESAGIVACDGRQFRKHVGMGLVSQIFDGDKLHALVGNMAVGHTRYSTTGSSQLSNAQPMTVNSSKGQIAIAHNGNLTNAAELRDALEAKGLPFQTTVDSEIILMLLAQPTLGGKENNLVQTVRRIEGAYSLIIMTEQELIGVRDPHGFRPLSIGKVGDAWVLASETCAFDLIHAKFVRDVEPGEIVIINKDGLKSIHAFPDHQRKAFCIFEYVYFARPDSTIANRNVYQVRVELGRQLARENRIDADIVVPVPDSGNCAALGYSLESGVPFEMAFVRNHYVGRSFLQPSQLIRDFNVRVKLNLIGELVKGKRVIIVDDSIVRGTTCKSRVNNLKEAGAKEVHVLVSCPPHMNPCVYGIDFPDRSKLMAANHSLDEIRKYLNADSLAYLSQEGMVAATGLPASEFCMACYDGNYPVPYDPLVDKHIIERRRARVESLGEALAKEELQPELL, from the coding sequence ATGCAGTATTATCCCAGACATTATTGCGGCGTGTTCGGCATTTACGGCCACCCGAGCGCGGCCGAACTGACCTATTACGGCCTTTACGCGCTCCAGCACCGCGGCCAGGAAAGCGCCGGCATTGTCGCCTGTGATGGCCGCCAATTTCGCAAACACGTGGGCATGGGGCTGGTGTCGCAGATTTTTGACGGCGACAAATTGCACGCGCTCGTCGGCAACATGGCGGTCGGACACACGCGCTACTCAACGACAGGATCGTCCCAGTTGAGCAATGCGCAGCCGATGACTGTTAATTCCTCCAAGGGCCAGATTGCGATCGCGCACAACGGCAACCTGACCAATGCCGCGGAATTGCGCGACGCGCTCGAGGCCAAAGGGCTGCCATTTCAGACCACGGTTGACAGCGAAATCATCCTGATGCTGCTGGCCCAACCAACACTGGGCGGAAAGGAAAACAACCTTGTTCAAACCGTCCGCCGCATCGAGGGCGCCTATTCGCTGATCATCATGACCGAGCAGGAATTGATCGGCGTGCGCGATCCGCACGGCTTCCGGCCGCTGTCCATCGGCAAGGTGGGCGACGCCTGGGTGCTGGCCAGCGAAACCTGCGCCTTCGATCTGATCCACGCGAAATTCGTCCGCGATGTCGAACCGGGAGAAATCGTCATCATCAACAAGGACGGGCTGAAAAGCATCCATGCCTTTCCCGATCACCAGCGCAAGGCGTTCTGCATTTTTGAATACGTCTATTTCGCCCGCCCGGACAGCACCATCGCCAACCGCAATGTTTACCAGGTCCGCGTCGAGCTGGGCCGCCAGCTTGCCCGCGAAAACAGGATCGACGCCGACATTGTCGTGCCGGTGCCGGACAGCGGGAATTGCGCCGCGCTCGGCTACTCGCTGGAATCCGGAGTTCCGTTCGAGATGGCGTTCGTACGCAACCATTATGTCGGCCGCAGCTTTTTGCAGCCGTCCCAGCTCATTCGCGATTTCAACGTGCGGGTGAAGCTGAATCTCATTGGCGAACTCGTGAAGGGCAAACGCGTGATCATCGTGGACGATTCGATTGTCCGCGGGACAACCTGCAAGTCACGGGTGAACAATCTCAAGGAGGCCGGCGCGAAGGAGGTTCACGTGCTGGTCAGCTGCCCTCCTCACATGAACCCGTGCGTTTATGGCATAGATTTTCCGGACCGCAGCAAGTTGATGGCGGCGAATCATTCCCTCGACGAAATCCGCAAATATCTCAACGCCGATTCGCTCGCCTACCTTTCGCAAGAAGGAATGGTGGCGGCCACCGGCCTTCCGGCCAGCGAGTTCTGCATGGCGTGCTACGATGGCAATTATCCCGTGCCTTACGATCCACTCGTGGACAAGCACATTATCGAGCGCCGTCGCGCGCGAGTCGAGAGCCTCGGTGAGGCGCTCGCCAAGGAGGAATTGCAGCCCGAGCTGCTCTGA
- a CDS encoding DUF5069 domain-containing protein, translated as MAITSPDLTKQPPRSPRVCLGGYVILPRMLDKGRATVAGKNGEYHYNCPMDQRFLDFAGVDPEALKKQLAAGKGDWEILEWINANAKNKPTEVQIAAWSTLAERRAPADPESRAYFNELHSKAAQQREDIVTWFDLLDLDDYVSFGGKA; from the coding sequence ATGGCCATCACTTCTCCTGATTTGACGAAACAACCGCCGCGCAGTCCCCGCGTGTGTCTCGGCGGCTACGTGATCCTCCCGCGAATGCTCGACAAAGGCCGGGCCACCGTCGCCGGCAAGAACGGCGAATACCACTACAATTGTCCCATGGACCAGCGGTTCCTCGATTTTGCGGGCGTTGATCCGGAGGCGCTCAAGAAACAACTCGCAGCCGGCAAGGGTGACTGGGAAATTCTGGAATGGATCAACGCGAACGCGAAGAACAAACCGACGGAGGTCCAAATCGCCGCCTGGTCAACTCTGGCCGAACGCCGTGCCCCGGCCGATCCCGAATCGCGCGCCTATTTCAACGAACTGCATTCCAAGGCCGCGCAGCAGCGCGAGGACATCGTAACCTGGTTTGATCTGCTCGACCTAGACGATTATGTCAGCTTCGGCGGCAAGGCATAA
- a CDS encoding DUF971 domain-containing protein, producing MRPLDIQQIGEELAIKWDDGTENFVGLEKLRRCCPCAGCKGESDILGNVYRNPERPLSAHAFQLRRIASVGGYAVQPVWGDGHASGLYSFEYLRKVAETRDAESD from the coding sequence ATGCGACCGTTGGACATCCAGCAGATCGGCGAGGAACTGGCCATCAAGTGGGATGATGGCACCGAGAATTTCGTGGGTCTGGAAAAGTTGCGGCGTTGTTGTCCGTGCGCGGGGTGCAAGGGCGAGTCCGACATCCTGGGCAATGTTTACAGGAACCCGGAACGCCCGTTGTCGGCGCACGCGTTTCAGCTCAGGCGGATCGCGAGCGTCGGCGGTTATGCCGTTCAGCCGGTCTGGGGCGACGGCCATGCGAGCGGCCTTTACTCGTTCGAGTATTTAAGAAAGGTGGCCGAAACCCGAGACGCAGAGTCGGATTGA